The following are from one region of the Arachis duranensis cultivar V14167 chromosome 10, aradu.V14167.gnm2.J7QH, whole genome shotgun sequence genome:
- the LOC107468664 gene encoding uncharacterized protein At4g38062-like yields the protein MDGVQRELEEAKEQVEKLKEECRIKTQLVESLKKDCFEASRKLQEAKQQGEKQASRLLLNSEEIFELKKIQEDLKSSLREKETHIVYLSAENKKIQADCNERMVQLEENNRKLVLDLDEVNARNTFLEHNACASSKEISGLKTLLSATEKKCLEAEEKAREAKILRRRDDVILQLEEENISTHDKIKWRNEQFKHLEEAHEQLRVQFQSSREEWEKERALLIDQLSSLQISLDSQTRIAEGLQSRLEMCNHALSREESKRKLLEAEISEFKSHFENVFTQCEEKKSEIQQLNILRNEEIVQLRSSLGDKEMLVREMEHKIVRLEQDNKELGELLKELREAQIHNAGANSLVSKLRNKLKKLEEVHKNCSLMLKSKESEWSCQAEKMEADISTFKSTLNTKEQEIRELQTELEKCFCAIEEKHMELLIFKSQLAEADSKSFLAETDKAVCISENEDLLCLSTEHMRLKDDSQKAMARECLALEEELERLKKMLDESSEGQLVLKEQLLLVENTLKYEKGVAFEALEMLKLEVANKNDEISRLDCELQNWKSTAEALDISFKEIQATCEKMEASLLSQAENEELLKHENGNLIRIVKDQERKTEDLQQQIALLEKQYAEITEEAERCKQEKKELVQISEERDCCINNLQKDIAFACLKQESMRKEIEDAIVAQLAAENALEQEKKIILNIIAKKDQTINHFQELASAMEQDLLSAACLAFSEQVENSVEVSVLHEALKEAESLAKQEIEERNMKIVTSELEMTNLLENSLRTEQSFLCLKQDSKQLQASLEAMKLETERLSDKQHSMEGIITKLKFERENLLQEIMKLTTERDSMLLYIEDVCDRIGEMSSEDMHLMEKLGNILNTSIDENETGMDSVLCDKLHDSDKANGFHFPLRTKRVEENLDGRSPLREVNSWHV from the coding sequence ATGGATGGTGTCCAGAGAGAGTTAGAGGAAGCAAAAGAACAGGTGGAGAAGCTTAAGGAAGAATGCCGAATCAAAACACAGCTGGTTGAGAGTTTGAAGAAAGATTGCTTTGAAGCTTCTCGTAAACTTCAAGAAGCTAAGCAGCAGGGTGAGAAACAGGCTAGCCGACTCCTTCTTAATTCCGAGGAGATATTTGAACTGAAGAAGATTCAAGAAGATCTCAAGTCTAGTTTGCGCGAGAAAGAAACACACATTGTGTATTTGAGTGCAGAGAATAAGAAGATCCAAGCTGATTGTAATGAGAGAATGGTGCAATTGGAAGAAAATAACAGAAAGCTGGTATTGGATTTAGATGaagtaaatgctagaaacaCTTTTCTGGAACATAATGCTTGTGCCAGTAGTAAGGAAATCTCGGGCCTCAAGACACTTCTTTCGGCTACAGAGAAGAAGTGTTTGGAGGCAGAAGAGAAGGCTAGAGAAGCTAAAATTTTGAGGAGGAGAGATGATGTGATTCTGCAATTGGAGGAAGAAAATATAAGCACACATGACAAAATTAAGTGGAGGAATGAACAGTTCAAACACCTCGAAGAAGCACACGAACAGCTGCGAGTTCAGTTCCAATCAAGCAGAGAAGAGTGGGAGAAGGAGAGAGCTCTACTGATTGATCAGTTATCTTCCTTGCAGATTAGTTTGGATTCTCAAACAAGAATTGCTGAGGGGCTCCAATCCCGTTTAGAGATGTGCAATCATGCATTATCTCGTGAAGAAAGCAAGAGGAAACTCCTGGAGGCTGAAATTTCCGAATTCAAGTCTCACTTCGAGAATGTTTTTACCCAGTGTGAAGAGAAAAAGTCAGAGATACAACAATTGAACATACTGAGAAATGAAGAGATAGTGCAGCTCAGAAGTTCATTAGGGGACAAGGAGATGCTGGTGAGGGAAATGGAACATAAAATTGTTCGCCTTGAACAAGATAATAAGGAACTGGGAGAATTACTCAAAGAACTTAGAGAAGCTCAAATCCATAATGCTGGGGCAAATTCTTTGGTATCTAAGCTCCGCAACAAGCTCAAAAAGTTGGAAGAGGTGCATAAAAACTGTTCCTTGATGCTCAAGTCTAAGGAATCAGAATGGAGTTGTCAAGCGGAAAAGATGGAAGCAGATATCAGTACTTTCAAGTCTACACTGAACAccaaagaacaagaaataagGGAGCTTCAAACAGAACTTGAAAAGTGTTTTTGTGCAATTGAAGAGAAACATATGGAACTCTTGATCTTTAAATCACAACTTGCAGAGGCTGACTCCAAATCATTTTTGGCAGAAACTGATAAAGCAGTTTGTATCAGTGAGAATGAAGATTTGCTTTGTCTCAGTACAGAGCATATGAGATTGAAAGATGATTCACAGAAGGCTATGGCAAGAGAATGTTTAGCGTTGGAGGAAGAGCTTGAACGACTGAAGAAAATGCTAGACGAATCATCTGAAGGCCAGCTTGTTTTGAAAGAGCAACTCTTGCTGGTGGAAAACACCCTAAAATATGAAAAGGGTGTCGCATTTGAGGCTCTAGAAATGCTGAAACTTGAAGTGGCCAATAAAAATGATGAGATCTCCCGATTAGATTGTGAATTACAGAATTGGAAGTCAACTGCCGAAGCCCTTGACATTTCTTTCAAAGAAATTCAGGCAACTTGTGAAAAGATGGAAGCTTCCCTTCTTTCACAGGCTGAGAATGAAGAACTCCTTAAGCATGAAAACGGAAACCTTATCCGCATTGTCAAGGATCAGGAGAGGAAAACTGAAGATCTTCAGCAACAGATAGCTTTATTGGAAAAGCAATATGCAGAGATAACGGAGGAAGCAGAAAGATGTAAGCAAGAGAAGAAGGAACTAGTCCAAATTTCAGAAGAAAGAGATTGTTGCATAAATAATCTTCAAAAAGATATAGCCTTTGCTTGCTTGAAGCAAGAATCAATgagaaaagaaatagaagatgCAATTGTTGCACAACTAGCTGCTGAAAATGCCCTAGAGCAagagaaaaagataattttGAACATTATAGCCAAGAAGGATCAAACTATCAACCACTTTCAGGAACTAGCTTCAGCAATGGAGCAAGATTTGTTAAGTGCAGCGTGCTTGGCTTTCTCAGAACAGGTGGAAAATTCGGTTGAGGTCAGTGTGCTTCATGAGGCCTTAAAGGAAGCAGAATCCCTGGCAAAACAGGAAATTGAAGAGAGGAACATGAAAATAGTAACATCAGAGTTGGAAATGACCAATTTGCTCGAGAACTCTCTGCGCACTGAACAATCATTCTTATGTTTAAAGCAAGATTCAAAGCAGCTTCAAGCGTCTCTCGAAGCCATGAAGTTGGAAACTGAAAGATTGTCTGATAAACAGCACAGCATGGAAGGTATAATTACAAAGCTCAAATTTGAGAGAGAAAATTTGCTccaagaaatcatgaaattaaCAACAGAAAGGGACAGTATGTTGCTATATATTGAAGATGTCTGTGATAGGATTGGAGAGATGTCTAGTGAGGATATGCACTTGATGGAGAAGTTGGGAAATATACTGAACACCTCCATAGATGAAAATGAAACAGGCATGGACTCGGTACTGTGCGACAAGCTGCACGATTCTGATAAAGCAAATGGTTTTCATTTTCCTCTCAGAACTAAAAGAGTTGAAGAAAATTTAGATGGACGATCGCCACTGAGAGAGGTTAACAGTTGGCATGTGTAA
- the LOC107468665 gene encoding uncharacterized protein LOC107468665 isoform X2, which produces MGDVEKVKEEAMQILGASEVLPKLVVFDLDYTLWPFYCECRSKREMPSLYPHATGILLALKQKGIHLAIASRSPTPHIASSFLNKLNLNSIFVAQEIFSSWTHKTDHFQKIHSTTGVPFNSMLFFDDENRNIQAVSKMGVTSILVGNGVNLGALREGLTRFSQNWNASQKNKQRWLDKYSKKPDTSNS; this is translated from the exons ATGGGGGATGTGGAGAAGGTGAAGGAGGAGGCTATGCAGATATTGGGAGCGTCAGAGGTTTTACCTAAACTGGTGGTTTTCGATCTCGATTACACTCTCTGGCCTTTCTACTG TGAGTGCCGGTCGAAGCGCGAGATGCCTTCTCTGTATCCTCATGCCACTGGCATCTTGCTCGCTCTCAAACAAAAAGGCATCCATCTTGCCATTGCTTCTAGATCCCCCACTCCTCACATCGCTTCTTCTTTCCTTAACAAACTCAACCTTAATTCCATCTTTGTTGCCCAG GAGATATTTTCAAGTTGGACCCACAAAACAGATCatttccagaaaattcattCCACAACTGGGGTTCCCTTCAACTCTATGCTCTTTTTTGATGATGAGAATAGGAACATCCAAGCG GTATCAAAGATGGGAGTGACAAGCATCTTGGTTGGGAATGGGGTCAACCTTGGAGCACTAAGAGAAGGGCTTACAAGATTCTCTCAAAACTGGAATGCATCTCAGAAGAACAAGCAGAGATGGTTGGACAAGTACTCTAAGAAGCCAGATACTTCCAACAGTTGA
- the LOC107468665 gene encoding uncharacterized protein LOC107468665 isoform X1: protein MGDVEKVKEEAMQILGASEVLPKLVVFDLDYTLWPFYCECRSKREMPSLYPHATGILLALKQKGIHLAIASRSPTPHIASSFLNKLNLNSIFVAQEIFSSWTHKTDHFQKIHSTTGVPFNSMLFFDDENRNIQALSCKSGMIGIIGIKDGSDKHLGWEWGQPWSTKRRAYKILSKLECISEEQAEMVGQVL, encoded by the exons ATGGGGGATGTGGAGAAGGTGAAGGAGGAGGCTATGCAGATATTGGGAGCGTCAGAGGTTTTACCTAAACTGGTGGTTTTCGATCTCGATTACACTCTCTGGCCTTTCTACTG TGAGTGCCGGTCGAAGCGCGAGATGCCTTCTCTGTATCCTCATGCCACTGGCATCTTGCTCGCTCTCAAACAAAAAGGCATCCATCTTGCCATTGCTTCTAGATCCCCCACTCCTCACATCGCTTCTTCTTTCCTTAACAAACTCAACCTTAATTCCATCTTTGTTGCCCAG GAGATATTTTCAAGTTGGACCCACAAAACAGATCatttccagaaaattcattCCACAACTGGGGTTCCCTTCAACTCTATGCTCTTTTTTGATGATGAGAATAGGAACATCCAAGCG CTGAGTTGTAAGAGTGGTATGATTGGGATCATAGGTATCAAAGATGGGAGTGACAAGCATCTTGGTTGGGAATGGGGTCAACCTTGGAGCACTAAGAGAAGGGCTTACAAGATTCTCTCAAAACTGGAATGCATCTCAGAAGAACAAGCAGAGATGGTTGGACAAGTACTCTAA
- the LOC107468640 gene encoding LOW QUALITY PROTEIN: probable ubiquitin-like-specific protease 2A (The sequence of the model RefSeq protein was modified relative to this genomic sequence to represent the inferred CDS: inserted 2 bases in 1 codon), whose protein sequence is MTRRTRSSSSSAASSSKFDVFEFGGDDEHIENASSRILSKFSNPRDTRSRDRTSPVTKYNFLQTFARGSEFPPSRDVAVDPIVLSESDDEAKFSTEKPLLKPLQEVDDDGDDDRRTCANSCSSDVALRDSADDEVIPGFASVVDCCTDSKNHSLGVNLEEDDDDGSQISSSSSSGNSSEEEVSLEDKVVGYGAADCEIDGIKEVVNVSPDFILYEDLYSTGSQIIFSSSYIKLRCSTINGTGGTFKMEWATEDIMKIESCWVGKVETVMIKLLLKSKNSSEAGNTDQNPGVKLLKFAVYDPSWAKIEQSIKLLDTRYMDLWSTTFDNDIDNNENTSLGQDSFFPQKHYFPNFEEAFDEVIFPKGEPDAVSISKRDVELLQPETFINDTIIDFYIKYLKNKMPPNEQDRFHFFNSFFFRKLADLDRDPSSACDGKAAFQRVRKWTRKLNLFEKDYIFIPVNYSLHWSLIVICHPGEVISFKDEDIKESSKVPCILHMDSLKGSHKGLKNVFQSYLGEEWKERHHDVEDEVFSKFLQMRFVSLEVYSXFFLLHYVECFLSEAPVNFNPFKTTKISNFLTSNWFPPMEASLKRSYIHNLIHDIFYDNLLKSPPDDCLDKALPEVPGIANHKEAGSPLGNCCLPIWHARSPSVSRPGHVTEIQSPEPGLGLAFEDSQGPVLNSNFPSCLQMSPCCRGGFLSPIEETGESVEETTTLDGEDSVAAILTPDLPSTSYISKDNKVPGTTLQGLSVDLVEDVGGHTSHAFCCNTLETGSYEDQPRRKTEGHNVPYNTDAIEYLSTSSEEMEDLFVQDSQEENEGDDANERVKYCTKLRGNMNSVIRQILLPGKSMSLADDTLGSEKLVLDADSDEQDAKRQKVVMNVRDQRRRFTRSMSKKARVISCE, encoded by the exons ATGACTCGTCGCACGCGATCATCGTCTTCTTCCGCAGCTTCAAGCAGCAAATTCGATGTGTTCGAGTTCGGCGGAGATGACGAGCACATCGAGAATGCTTCTAGCCGCATCCTCAGCAAGTTCTCGAACCCTAGAGACACTCGTTCTCGCGATCGCACTTCCCCCGTTACCAAATACAATTTCCTCCAAACCT TTGCGCGTGGTTCCGAATTTCCGCCATCCAGAGACGTCGCCGTTGATCCCATTGTGTTGTCTGAATCCGACGATGAAGCCAAATTCTCCACGGAGAAGCCTCTCCTCAAGCCGTTACAGGaggttgatgatgatggtgatgatgatcgaCGCACGTGCGCTAATTCGTGTTCAAGTGACGTGGCACTGCGAGACTCTGCAGATGATGAAGTTATCCCTGGCTTTGCCAGCGTTGTGGATTGCTGCACTGACTCGAAA AATCATTCACTTGGCGTCAATTTagaggaggatgatgatgacgGCAGTCAAataagttcttcttcttcaagtggAAATTCTTCAGAAGAGGAGG TTTCCTTAGAGGACAAGGTAGTGGGGTATGGTGCTGCCGATTGTGAAATT GATGGCATCAAAGAGGTGGTTAATGTCTCTCCTGATTTTATTCTTTATGAAGATTTATACTCCACCGGTTCCCAGATAATATTCTCGAGTAGCTACATAAAACTTAGATGCTCTACAATCAATGGAACTGGGGGAACTTTTAAAATGGAGTGGGCAACAGAGGATATTATGAAAATTGAATCATGTTGGGTTGGAAAG GTTGAAACAGTCATGATCAAGCTTCTCCTTAAATCGAAAAATTCTAGTGAAGCTGGAAACACAGATCAAAATCCAG GGGTCAAACTGTTGAAATTTGCTGTTTATGATCCATCTTGGGCCAAGATAGAACAGTCTATCAAATTACTAGATACAAGATATATGGATTTATGGAGTACTACTTTTGA CAATGATATAGATAACAATGAAAATACTTCATTGGGGCAGGATAGCTTTTTCCCCCAGAAGCATTATTTTCCCAA TTTTGAAGAGGCTTTTGATGAAGTTATTTTTCCAAAGGGGGAACCTGATGCTGTTTCTATTAGTAAGAGAGATGTCGAGCTTTTACAGCCAGAGACATTCATTAATGATACTATCATTGACTTTTATATTAA gtatttgaaaaataaaatgccTCCCAATGAACAAGACAGGTTTCACTTTTTCAATAGCTTCTTCTTTCGGAAGCTTGCTGATTTAGACAGAGATCCATCAAGTGCTTGTGATGGTAAAGCAGCATTTCAACGCGTTCGCAAATGGACAAGGAAACTGAACCTTTTTGAGAAGGATTATATCTTTATTCCTGTTAACTACAG TCTTCACTGGAGTTTGATTGTCATTTGTCATCCTGGTGAAGTGATAAGCTTCAAAG aTGAAGATATAAAAGAATCTTCCAAAGTACCTTGTATTTTGCACATGGATTCCCTGAAAGGAAGTCATAAGGGTCTGAAGAATGTTTTCCAAAG TTACCTTGGTGAAGAATGGAAAGAAAGGCACCATGATGTGGAGGATGAagttttctcaaaatttttgcAGATGCGATTTGTCTCACTAGAGGTgtattc cttctttctcctccaTTATGTGGAATGTTTTCTCTCAGAGGCTCCGGTCAACTTCAACCCATTTAAGACTACAAAGATCTCCAACTTC tTGACGAGTAATTGGTTCCCTCCAATGGAGGCATCTCTGAAACGATCTTATATACATAATTTGAttcatgatattttttatgataatttgtTGAAATCGCCTCCTGATGATTGCCTTGACAAAGCTCTGCCTGAAGTTCCTGGCATTGCCAACCACAAAGAAGCAGGTTCCCCCCTGGGGAACTGTTGTCTACCTATTTGGCATGCAAGAAGTCCTTCAGTTTCCCGTCCTGGACATGTGACTGAGATTCAGTCCCCAGAACCTGGACTTGGACTTGCTTTTGAGGACTCACAAGGGCCAGTTCTGAATTCAAATTTTCCTAGTTGTCTGCAGATGTCACCTTGTTGTCGGGGAGGCTTCTTGTCACCAATAGag GAAACTGGAGAATCTGTGGAGGAAACTACTACATTAGACGGAGAAGATTCTGTGGCAGCCATATTGACACCTGATCTCCCATCCACGTCATACATCAGCAAAGATAATAAAGTACCAGGAACAACATTGCAGGGGCTCTCTGTGGATTTGGTGGAAGATGTTGGAGGTCATACATCTCATGCATTCTGCTGTAACACATTGGAGACCGGATCGTATGAAGACCAGCCTCGGAGGAAAACTGAAGGGCATAATGTTCCATACAACACCGATGCAATTGAGTACTTATCGACCTCTAGTGAGGAAATGGAAGATCTTTTTGTCCAGGATTctcaagaagaaaatgaaggggATGATGCCAATGAGAGAGTGAAATATTGTACAAAATTACGGGGGAATATGAATTCAGTAATTCGTCAAATTTTACTTCCAGGGAAGAGCATGAGTCTTGCAGACGATACTCTGGGTAGTGAAAAATTGGTGCTTGACGCTGATTCCGATGAACAAGATGCCAAAAGGCAGAAGGTAGTCATGAATGTGCGTGATCAAAGACGAAGGTTCACAAGAAGCATGTCAAAAAAAGCACGTGTGATATCTTGTGAATAG